The following is a genomic window from Ciconia boyciana chromosome 24, ASM3463844v1, whole genome shotgun sequence.
CTTGCTGCTGTCATCAAGCCGGACGCGGGAGGACACGTCCCCAGGAGATGCGTCCCCTGGGACACGCGTGCCCTGAGCCGGCGGGACCTGCGTCAGTGCCACGTCCAGCCGGAGCAGCCTGAGAGCCGGCGGACGCAGAGCCCCCgcgccggggctgagccccccctgcccagcccggcccggcagcGAGGCAGAGGCCGCTGCCAATTCCCTGAGCAAACACGGCTGCGACACGGCTCATTCCGGCGCATCCCACCCGCCGGCGCTGGCAGAGCCGAGGGTCCCCCCGGGGATGGCGCAGACAGGTTGGCACAGGGGTCTCGCAAACAGATTTATTCCAAAGGAGGGGACAgtggggggggagagagggggggaCAGAaggggtgctgcagcccccccccccccagccagggcTCTGATGCAGAGCCAGCCGGGGTGGAGGAAGGCTGCTGCCACCATCCCCGCAGCCAGGacccccccggggcggggggcaggccCCTCCGCAAGCGAGGGGGAGCGGGAGCATGGcactgccccacggctgcccctCCGGCACGGCGCAGGGGGATGGATCCAGCTGGAGGGGAGCGGACACGGGTGAGCGGTGGGGAAGGGGCGATGGGGTATCCCACCCCCCTCATCCCTGTGTGCCACACCAagtccccccatgtccccatggggtcccccggccctgccagcATCCCTGTGGGGTCCCCTCgtgtctccccccccccagcaaggCGGTGACGTGAGAGCAGGGACCCCTGCCGGGGagcatggggagggggggtcccgGCACCAGAGCACCCCTAAACCCACCTGCCTTCCTAGGTGCGCGGGGGCTTCTTCTGCCTGCAGTGCGGCCTCGGGGGGGGCTCGGCAGCCTCCGCCCGGCCTTCCCGGAGGCCCTGGGGCACAGAGGAACGGGGGGGTCATGAGGGGGACCTGctcctcccccccacccatCCCATTCACCCCTCGCACCCCGCCATACCACGTAGAAGCCGGTGTGGTACCCGCTCATGTACCAGGCCATCAGCATCGCGGCCAAggcgtcctcctcctcctcttcctcccgcATGGCACGCAGCGAGGCTGGGGGCCACGGCGGGGGCATcgcctgccagcagcacccccagcccattAGGGAGAGACGAGGGGGGGGCGAGGGGTGCCCCAAAGCCCGGGGGGATGGCGGGCACTCACCTCGGGtggctggagggagcagggcgCCCGctcacccttcctcctcctcgtgCCCGGGGGCATCTCGCACGACGAAGGGGTGCTGCGCCGGCGGGGCTCTGCGCGGGGACCCTCGGCCCCCGGGGTGTCACTCGCCCCCCaagccccggggcaggggggcaggagATCGGCCAGCGCCCGCTCTTCGGTGTTGCCGTAGCCGTCGAACTCCACCAGGCAGGTGCCGGCATCGGGGTTCAGCGCCCGCAGCCGAGCGGGGTACAGCAGCCCGTCCCCCGCCCACGCGGTGCTGCAGGCATCGCCCACCCTCCACTGCGGGGAGATTGGGGGGGCAGGCAGTGGGGTCACGGGGGGACATCGTGGACCCCAAATCCCACGGGGCTTGGGGACATTGCTCGCTCACCTGGtggccttcctcctcctcctcctcctcgctgggGGTCACGCTCGAGGTGGGGGTCTCGGAGTCGCCGTCCGACCCCTCGCCCGGAGCCTCCCGGGGGAGGGCGGTGCGGGGGGGGCGgaccggggcagcccccgggaTCGCCGCCTTCCCCGAGGTCGGGCCCCCCGCCGGGGGGGGGAGCCCCGCGTCGGGGCCGGCGCGGTCGGGACCCTGCGAGCAGCAAAGGCGGCGTCACGGAGCGGGACGGGGCCACGGGCACCCGCGGAGCACCCCGGTCCCGTCCGGACACCGGCTGGACCGCGGCACCGAGatcccctcccgccgccggtCCGGCCCCCCCCGACCCGGGCTAGTCCAGACCCTCCAGCCCCGGTCCCGTCGCCCCCAGACCCGGTCGGGTCCCGGTTTGATAGCCCCCAGCGCGGTCCGGTCGCCCCCAGCCCGGTCCGGTGCCGGTATGCTCGCCCGCAGTCCCGGTCCGGTCCCAGTTTGGTGGCTCCCAGCGCGGTCCGGTCGCCCCCAGCCCGGTTCGGTGCCGGTATGGtcgcccccagccccggtcCGGCCCCGGTTTAgtggcccccagcccagcccggtcgcccccagccccactctaGCTGCCTCTCAGCTCGCCCAGCCCGGTCCCCCGCCGGTCCGACCCCCGGTCCCGTCCCGGTGCCCACCCGTAGCCTCGGGCCGCTCTCGGCCATGGCCCCGCGCCCGCGCGtggctccccggccccgccccggcgcccgcGCGGCGCCCTCTGGGTAATGTAGTCCtcggccccgcggggcgggcggggcgtGCCGCGACTACATTTCCCAGAGGGCAGTGCGAACGGGGAAGCGAGAGGGAGGGCAGAGCGCCGCCTCTGCCTCTTCTGCCCCCTGCTGGGGGGCGGTGTGCGAGACGGGAGCGCGGTCACCGGTGCAACGAGTTGCGGCGGTGCTCAGCGGCGCGGGGACACGGGCGGGACCGGGGGGGTacaggggacagtggggacacgCACACGGTGCCAGCAcggccgcgggcagggcccCTGGCGGGCGCATAGCagcgtggggacacgggggcgtGGGTCACGGGGACACGGCcagggggaaactgaggcacagcgGGCCCAGAGCGTGGATGCCCCCTCGGACCCCACGGCCCCGGGGACGCGCACCGTCCCGCTTCACCCCAGCACCGgtccggccccgccgcagcgggATCCAGGGACCGAGACGGGGCGACCGAGGGGACACACAACGTGCGAAGCGCCGGTGTCCACGCGTGGGGCGGGCGACGGCACCGTGGGTGGGCGGCGTGAGCGCGGGCGGCCGGGAGAGCCGCACGCCGGGCGTGCAAGGGCGTCCCGGCAGGTGgcagccgccgcccgccccggccccgccgcccggcccggccccgccgcacgGAGGTCCCAGCGCGTGTCCCCGTTTCCCCCGGCTTTGAGCGCACCGACCCCCCCGCTACAAGTCCCGGTGCCCGGACCGAGcctcccccgcgccccgctGCACGAATTGCCTCCCCCCCGGTGCAGACCCCGGTGCACGGACAGACCCCCCCCGGTCCACGGACAGACCCCCGTGCGCGGACTGACTCCCCGGTGCAGACCCCGGTGCACGGACAGACCCCTCGGTCCATGGGCCGATCCCCGGTCCATGGGCAGACCCCCGTTGCAGACTCCGGTGCACGGACAGATCCCCGGTCCACGGACAGACCCCCGTGCACGGACAGACCCCCGGTGCAGATGCCGGTGCAGATGCCGGTGCAGGGACAGACCCCTCCTCTTGGAGACCCCTGTGCACGTACAGACCCGCCGGTCCACGGACCGACCCCCGGTGCAGACCCCGGTGCACGGGTAGACGCCCGGTCCACGGACAGACCCCCGGTGCAAACCCCGGTTCGGGGACCGACCCCCGGTACACGGACAGACCCCGGTGCACGAACCGACCCCCCGGTGCACGGACAGACCCTCCCCTTGCAGCCCCCGGTGCACGGACCGACCCCCGGTGCAGATCCCGGTGCAGACACCGACCCCCAAGTCCACGGACCGACCCCGGTGCAGGGACCGACCCCCGGTGCACGGACAGACCCCCGGTGCAGCCCCGGGTCCACGGACAGACCCTTCCCCTTGCAGCCCCCGGTGCAGGGACCGACCCCCGCTGCACGGACAGACCCCCCGGTGCAGGGACAGACCCCTCCCCTTGCAGCCCCCGGTGCAGGCACCGACCCCCGCTGCCGCTCCCGGTCCCCGcacggccccgggggggggcggggcagTTTCTGGGCGGGGGTTTCCCCGCACGCGCCCCCCCGCACCGCCTCATCCCCACGTGGgacccgccggcggcggccAATCCCCGCGGCGCCCGCCCGTCGCTTTGTGCCGGATCAGCCAATGGACGAAGCGGGGGCGCCGCGCGAAGCCCCGCCCCTCAGCGGGAGGCTATAAAAGGCGGCgccgggcgcggcggcagcTCAGAGCGATCGCGCTGCAGCAGCGACGGGAGAGAGCGAGCACCGCGACAGCACCGCGACAGCACCGCGACAGCACCGCCGCCACTCTTGGGATTATTGCTCTTGGGATTTGCCTTCCTTCCCGCGGAGCCTGCGGCCCCTGGGCCCCCGCCCCGGATTACAATTGCACCATGACCCTGGAAGAGCTGGTGCCTTGCGATAGCAGCAAGTAAGTagcgcggcggccccggggatgggggggggggggaagaccgAGGGAGAGGGGGGTCTGTCGTTGTCGCCGCCGATGCTCACCGGCTCTTGTGTCCCCCCCTCCGTAGGATGCAGGCGGTGAGCGAGGCGGTGGAGCGGGTGCTGGTGGCGGCGCAGCGGCAGGACCGGCTGACGGTGGGGGTCTACGAGTCCGCCAAGCTCATGAACGTGTGAGTATTTCGGGGTGCGGGGGATCCGAGCagggtgggtgcagggagggtGGGTCCGGGGACGCAGGGCTGGGACAAAggctggtggggtgggtgtCTGTCccggggggggacgacgacgaCATGACGATAGTTTGCATGGTGGGGGGGCAATCCAGGAGAGGAGTCAGCGCAGGGCTGGCCCTTTCCAAAGGGTTTGTGCGGGGGGTGCCTGGAGCAGCCCCAGTGCTGTGGGGGggtctgtcccccatcccttccctgcAGACAGGGAGGTGGCCCcggtgacagggggtgacagcTCCGGGGTGGGGAGTTGCGCCATCCAAAGCTGGTCTGGTGTCATGTCCCCCCCCCTCTAACGCCACGTGCGCCCACAGGGACCCCGACAGCGTGGTGCTGTGCCTGCTGGCCACCGATGAGGAGGACGAAGGGGACATCGCCCTGCAGATCCACTTCACCCTCATCCAGGCCTTCTGTTGCGACAACGACATCCACATCCTGCGCGTCTCGGGCATGCAGCGCTTGGCCGCCATCCTGGGCGAGCCCGAGCCAGGTGCCGAGCCCCGCGACCTCCACTGCCTCTTAGTCACGGTGAGTGGGACGGTGATGCACAACCGTGCACCGGCGGCCCCGTGATTCACGCCGGGCACCGTGCCGAGCATGGGGcaaggggtggggggacggACTCAGGGCCACGTGTCGGGGCGATGGTGGCACTAACCTCATGCTTCTGCTCTCCAGAACCCGCACACGGATGCCTGGAAGAGCCAAGGGTTGGCGGAGGTGGCCAGTTACTGCGCCGAGAGCCGCGACAAAAACCAGTGGGTGCCGTACGTCTGTCTGCAGGAGCGCTGAGCCGGCCCCGGCTGCTGCCCGGCTCTGTAcctgaaggaggaggggaaaaaaaatattaaaacgGCAGGAAAAGGAAGGCGAAACGGCCAGTTAAAAAACACGAACCCAAACACCCACcgattttatttttctttttaactgaagaggagaaaggagcagcCCGGCCATACCGGTGGGCATGGGAAGGAGGCGAGCCGTGGCCGGGCCGTGCCGGCAGCCCGGTGGGACGCTGGCCGGAGCATGCCAGAGCCGTGCCGAGGAGTTGTGCTTGGCCGTGGGGACCGTGGGACTGTGCCGAGGAGCCCCGGGACGGACGGGCGCTGCGGAGCAcggggaggagatggagacggttttgttttctttttggcatCTGTGACTCGAGGGAGGCGAGGACTGCAGAGGGACGGATTTTTGCaaacaaactgcttttttcCAAGGGATAAATTATCGTCTGCATTGATGGACTTGCAACACCAGTGTCAGTTTTTGCACTCAAGCTGCTTGGAGACCCTGATCTGAATCTATTCCAGAGTCTATTCTTATactgatttaagaaaaaaatttatttgcaataaaatcTCTAAAGTCACAGGTGTTggccttcctctgctctgtcGGAACTGTTCCCACGGGGAGCGGGATCAGCCGCTCCCGGGCAGGtttcggggtgggggggccccCCCACCTTCTCGCAGGGCTCCACAGCTGAGCACATGCAGCGTGTGCAGGGCTGGgccatcccccccccccccccccgctgcctggggaaggagaacaccccccccccctcttctCCAAAAAAGCCTCTGTCCACAAAAAACACcccggggctgggacccccatgCGTGGCTCTGAGCTCtgtgggaaactgaggcacaacACCCAGCATagccccccccccggtgggccccccccccaaaccacagCTGCCTCTGGCTCCCTGGCCGTGGGAACTGGGACTGCCTGCCCACCCGTGGGCTGGGCCCTGCTGGGGCCAGGAAACAcccacaccccccacccccagccagtCTTGCCACTGCGGTGCGGGAATCCCCCCCGGGTTCTGTTCCCACAGACCACACACCCCTCCTCCACGGGggtgcctgcagctggggacacggggagtgGGATGGCAAAGCCCCAAGGCCcttgggctggggcagccccgtccccgccggggaaactgaggcagggaccTGTGGGTGCGGCGGctgccctccctctgcccccccccatcctggtatggggggctgcggggtccCCCCTCCGCAGGCAGGTCTCCTCCTCAGGGCAGGAGCCACCTGCCTGGGCGCAAGagtgtgcatatatgtgtgtatatatatgtgcgtgcacacgtgtgtgcgtGCCAGGGCCTGGGGCCGCACCGGAgctgccagccccgctccgAGCATCCCGGCATCGGCACGACGGAGCAGGCCCCGACCTGAGCTCACCCACGCACCCCTGCTGCGCCCGACCCGGTTCACACGCGcgcacacacgcatgcacatgcatgtacacacacgcatgcacacgtGACATCCCCAGGCACCACGCCGTGTGCACCGGTGACagtcctggctctgtcctggCCCAGCCATGTGGTCGAGGACACCCCGTCCCTCCGGGGTTGAGGGGACCAGCCGAGGGCCGGGCTCtgtgccagccccacagccgGCACCAGGCTGCTGCGGCAGGGCCGGGATGGCAACCCTGCCCAGCTGGGACACGGTGTCCGTCCTGCCTGGGGACACAGTGACTGTCCCATCTGGCTGGGGACACAGTGGCCATCCCAGGGTGCCACACGCCTTGGGGATGTGCCCTGCGCCCTCCCTTTGGGCTTTGACTGCaggggggaaactgaggcacggagggacagtgtgtgtgttgggggggtGACAGCCCCTGCTGAGGCCACCGAGGCAGCCGGGGACctgtcccagccccatcccacccgcAGCATCgcaggctggagctggggggggctgtccccatccccagggctgtgggagTAGGTGCCCCTGATGCAgcctgggggtcccatgggACCAGGCAGGGCCTCGGTGAGGGGTGATCCCCCCCCGTGCACAGGGCTGGGTACCCCAAACTACAGCCCCCACCCTGCAGCGGTGGAGGGGGACACGGCAAAGGCCCACCCATCCCAGCCCACTGGGTCTGCCTGGCCATGCCTGCGATGAGCTGGCAGGTCTCAGCTCGGAGccagggggctggggtggggggtgggggggaagggggggatgtcAATGGGGCTGGTTCAGtgggggcaggatggggccccagcccccgggggggggcacacGAGCCAGCCCAGTGGGGAGGGTGGGTTCTGCTTCCAGCCACCAGGTCCCCCAGGCTGCACCCACCAAAAggggggacacggcggggggGGAGACACAGAGGGACAGCAGCGCCCTGGGAAGCTGTGGGGCCGTGGGGTGAGTCACAGCCTGAGCCTTCCTCACCTGACCGCGTTCCTGGCAGCGCGATcctcctgtgcctcagtttccccatctgtggAAGGGCCGGGTCACCCCTCCCACAGCGCAACTCGGGAAAGCGAGAGCCTGAGTCTGGCTCCAGAGGCGGGAGGTTTGGGGGGGCGATGGGGACCCCCGCCTTGTGCATCCTTGGTGGGGAATAGCGTGGGGTGCTCTGGGTGAGCCCGGGGGCAGCAGCGAGGGACACGGCTGCAGCTCACCCTGTGCCTCCAGGCTGCTGGCAcggggcacggcacggcacggcacggcacagcgtGGCATGGCACAGCCTGGGCAGTGCTGGCTTGGGGGCACCCATCGGTGTTGGTCCCCGGGAGCACCcagggagaggtgggaggaaaagggccggagggcaggctggggctCCCCGAAACTCATTTCACTGATGAGGCAGCTGATCATGAGGCCCCGGTGACCCCGGCCCGGCACCAGCGCCACCATTCCTGCCCCCGGTGTCACCGGGGAGGGCCATGCCTGTGCCGCGCAGCCACCCGTGTGATGAGTGTGTCAGGCCAGGCTGCGTCACGGCCCCGGGGGGGTGGGACGGGTGATGGTCCCTGGTGCCCCCCCAgaccctccctgcagcccccccccagcgCACAGCCGGCCCCACCGCGCCCtgcacccccccagcaccccccaccccgcccgGGCAGGACACCCACGGTGCAGCCCCAACCGCAGCCCACCCGGGAGCACACATGGAACCGCCCACACGTGCGCTGGATCAcgcacacgcatgcacacacacgcacacgcgtgCCACACCCCCACAttgcccctgccccccccccggaCACAGAGATCCCCTGGGCCCCCCAGACGGCAGCGCGTTGCACCCcaggggcctgatcctgcagtgGGTCGCAGGCAGGAGAGGACCCACCGCACTGCCCAGGAACCCTCAGAccccccccagatcccccaatgctgccccaggccccccagggaccccccaccccagacaGAGGGGGGCAATGGGACCCTGCAGTCAGTGGGGGGCAATGGGACCCCCTCCCTGTGTAGCCACAGCTCCCCGCCTCGCAGCCCCTGGCAGGGCTCCCCgggctccccggcccccccaaGCCGCGGTGTCCCCGGGCCGGCCTGAGTCACCGCGGTCCCAGCCGGCTGCGGGGGCGATGGGGATCCCGGCTGGACGCTGAGCCGCAATTTCCACCCGGCCAGAGCCGGCCCAGACACCGAGGGCGGCTGCGGGGTCTGGAGGGGGGGGCCCTGATTCAGCACCCACGGGGCCACATATGGCCggaccccctgccccggcacccTGCCAGCACCGGGGCGAGGGGACATCGGGGAGAGGGGTCCCGGGGCTGGGAACGTGGTCCTGGGCTGGTTTGGCTTGGCTGGGGAGAGCCGTGGCCCCCTGCCACCGTgacccccagcatccctgccagcctggccaCTGGCATCCCCACCGTGGCCCCCTGGCATCGCCGCCGTGGCGGGGCCCTGGAGCGGGGCCAGCGGCCACACACCTTTCCCCGGCACAAGGTACCAGTGTGCCAGCGGTGCGAGGAGCCGGCCAGGGCCAGCCCGATGCCGGAAGCATTAGCAATAATTAGACCCTGGGTGATAATTAGACGCTGGGGGCAGGCAGTGGGGGGCACATCCAGCCTGGGTGTGCAGGATGGGTGCTGGGCATGCACCCCGAGTGCGATGGCTGTGCCCCCACCCCAGAGCCTGGCACAGATGCgtgcaagcaaaaaaaaaaccaaaaaacaaaccacacgcgtgtgcacacacGCCTGCAGGCACACGGCACCCACACGCGTGTGCTCCAACACGTGTGAGCACCGCAGCGGCTCGGGGACACGCCTGAAGCCGGCCGGTACTTTTCTGCCCAGTTTCCACGGGAAATGGCCGACCCCTGGCCCCGGTGGGGTTGGGGTTGATGccaaggtggggggggggtggatccgtgtgtgtgtcccctcGTGTGTCCCCCCTCCCTGGTTTGGGAATGCTGGGCAGAGcggaagaggaggggaagcgGCTGCGTGCGCGTTTGTGGGTGCATGGGGTGCGCGGGGTCCCGGTGGCCCGGGGGCGCATCCGCGCCCCCGGGCCACCGGGACCCCGCGCACCCCAA
Proteins encoded in this region:
- the LOC140643609 gene encoding uncharacterized protein isoform X2 yields the protein MAESGPRLRGPDRAGPDAGLPPPAGGPTSGKAAIPGAAPVRPPRTALPREAPGEGSDGDSETPTSSVTPSEEEEEEEGHQWRVGDACSTAWAGDGLLYPARLRALNPDAGTCLVEFDGYGNTEERALADLLPPCPGAWGASDTPGAEGPRAEPRRRSTPSSCEMPPGTRRRKGERAPCSLQPPEGLREGRAEAAEPPPRPHCRQKKPPRT
- the LOC140643609 gene encoding uncharacterized protein isoform X1 → MAESGPRLRGPDRAGPDAGLPPPAGGPTSGKAAIPGAAPVRPPRTALPREAPGEGSDGDSETPTSSVTPSEEEEEEEGHQWRVGDACSTAWAGDGLLYPARLRALNPDAGTCLVEFDGYGNTEERALADLLPPCPGAWGASDTPGAEGPRAEPRRRSTPSSCEMPPGTRRRKGERAPCSLQPPEAMPPPWPPASLRAMREEEEEEDALAAMLMAWYMSGYHTGFYVGLREGRAEAAEPPPRPHCRQKKPPRT
- the GADD45B gene encoding growth arrest and DNA damage-inducible protein GADD45 beta, which gives rise to MTLEELVPCDSSKMQAVSEAVERVLVAAQRQDRLTVGVYESAKLMNVDPDSVVLCLLATDEEDEGDIALQIHFTLIQAFCCDNDIHILRVSGMQRLAAILGEPEPGAEPRDLHCLLVTNPHTDAWKSQGLAEVASYCAESRDKNQWVPYVCLQER